The Kryptolebias marmoratus isolate JLee-2015 linkage group LG21, ASM164957v2, whole genome shotgun sequence genome segment attctgctgcttttagctgctgttgtgctgctttcagctgctgttcttcaGTTTTAGCTGCCGTCGtcctgcttttagctgcagttctgcAGGTTTAGCTgctcttttgctgcttttagctgctgttgtggaggtttagctgctgttgtgctgcttttagctgctgttttgatggttttagctgccgttttgctggttttagctgcagttctgcAGTTTCAGCTGCCCTTCTGCTGCTCTCAGCTGACCGGGACTTCTCCgggtggttctggttctggttctcctcctgaagtctccttccttctcctcctggtGTTGAGCCGTCGCTCTCAGAGCTGCTGACTCAGCACAGATTTCGATGCGTTGATAAATTTCTCCTCCTTCAGAGCTGAGGGTGAAACGGGCCGTAAACGTAAAAAAACTTTAGCTCCATAAGTCTTCCTTTTGACCATAAAAATGACAGCTTGATGGTTTTTGTGATTGAAACGGGGCCTCCAGATGAAAAAGGAACTtcatgttttgtgaaaaagagCCACAAATTGACAACAAGATCAATCTCTCCACCGTTTTACTCTTTTCTACTCTCACTTTTTTTGATTTGACCAAGCGTCGCAGTCGTTGTCGTCACTTATTTAAAGCTTTCTCTCTCCTGTTGGAGCGTCTTCAGTACGACTGGTTATCTTGAACTGGACCTCAGTTCCTAATCTGATAAATCGAAGCTCATTGACACAAAATGTCGCCCGATAAGAGGAAGTGATGGAGGAAATTAAACAATACATCCGACCTTTGATGGGATCTGTGGGTCCGAAGCGTCTCTGATGAAACTTGTGACTGAAGTAGACGGTTTAAAGaagcatttttcaaaataaaagcataaaaacattgATATTTACGAACCAATAGAAGAAAAGGGTTTATTTTTGGAGAATATCATCCAGTTAACttgtaaaaatcattttagttCAAGGCAATGTtccttcactttttgttttttcttcttttttcctcacagcTTGTCTGAAACGAACAAAGATCATTTAGTTTTGGAGGTTCTGGATCTTTTTAACACGGTTCCTCTGATTCACAGGCACATGGACTCCTTTCAACCCTGTGACCGTCCGCTCCATCATCGGTAAGTCAGAGCTGACAGCCACTTTCacacagcttcctgtttcctaATCGCGTTGTTTATCTGCCGCCTCGCCGCGAGAACCAGATGAAGTCGTTACGGCGCCGTGGCCCAAGCAGGTTGGGAAACTGCAGCCATCGATAAAAGGACCTGCTcacgagcagcagctgcaggttttctCCAGGCTCTAAATATCGATCTGTGAGAAGACGCAGCTCAGGTTACAGACTTCTGGCTCGTGTAGCTCAGACTGTGCGACTCTGACGAGTTACTCATGCTCGCTCGCTGAGGGCGGGAATCTTTAGACGGATTATGAAACGGTTTATCAACGCAGCTCGTTGCTTCCAGAATGATCCCCTGAGCAAAGAATCTCAGAGCGAAAAGAACCCAAATAATCTGCTCCATCCTGCAGAATGAATCTGCAACCAAATGAACAACAGAAGATGGTCTCATTGGGAGGTCGTATCTGTTGTGGGGAGTCTAAGTCGGGGaggtccagtcctggtcctggaggacctgaagatctgctgaggagcagaaaaacatctaaaacctgcaggatggaggtcgaccaggaccaggaccaggacaggGCCCTACTGCTCTAAGTGATACAGCTTTCCAGTTATGGTGGTCCCTCCTGTGTCCCGCCTGTGTCCCTCCTGTGTCCCTCCTGTGTCCCTCCTGTGTCCCTCCTGTGTCCCTCCTGTGTCCCGCCTGTGTCCCGCCTGTGTCCCTCCNNNNNNNNNNNNNNNNNNNNNNNNNNNNNNNNNNNNNNNNNNNNNNNNNNNNNNNNNNNNNNNNNNNNNNNNNNNNNNNNNNNNNNNNNNNNNNNNNNNNNNNNNNNNNNNNNNNNNNNNNNNNNNNNNNNNNNNNNNNNNNNNNNNNNNNNNNNNNNNNNNNNNNNNNNNNNNNNNNNNNNNNNNNNNNNNNNNNNNNNNNNNNNNNNNNNNNNNNNNNNNNNNNNNNNNNNNNNNNNNNNNNNNNNNNNNNNNNNNNNNNNNNNNNNNNNNNNNNNNNNNNNNNNNNNNNNNNNNNNNNNNNNNNNNNNNNNNNNNNNNNNNNNNNNNNNNNNNNNNNNNNNNNNNNNNNNNNNNNNNNNNNNNNNNNNNNNNNNNNNNNNNNNNNNNNNNNNNNNNNNNNNNNNNNNNNNNNNNNNNNNNNNNNNNNNNNNNNNNNNNNNNNNNNNNNNNNNNNNNNNNNNNNNNNNNNNNNNNNNNNNNNNNNNNNNNNNNNNNNNNNNNNNNNNNNNNNNNNNNNNNNNNNNNNNNNNNNNNNNNNNNNNNNNNNNNNNNNNNNNNNNNNNNNNNNNNNNNNNNNNNNNNNNNNNNNNNNNNNNNNNNNNNNNNNNNNNNNNNNNNNNNNNNNNNNNNNNNNNNNNNNNNNNNNNNNNNNNNNNNNNNNNNNNNNNNNNNNNNNNNNNNNNNNNNNNNNNNNNNNNNNNNNNNNNNNNNNNNNNNNNNNNNNNNNNNNNNNNNNNNNNNNNNNNNNNNNNNNNNNNNNNNNNNNNNNNNNNNNNNNNNNNNNNNNNNNNNNNNNNNNNNNNNNNNNNNNNNNNNNNNNNNNNNNNNNNNNNNNNNNNNNNNNNNNNNNNNNNNNNNNNNNNNNNNNNNNNNNNNNNNNNNNNNNNNNNNNNNNNNNNNNNNNNNNNNNNNNNNNNNNNNNNNNNNNNNNNNNNNNNNNNNNNNNNNNNNNNNNNNNNNNNNNNNNNNNNNNNNNNNNNNNNNNNNNNNNNNNNNNNNNNNNNNNNNNNNNNNNNNNNNNNNNNNNNNNNNNNNNNNNNNNNNNNNNNNNNNNNNNNNNNNNNNNNNNNNNNNNNNNNNNNNNNNNNNNNNNNNNNNNNNNNNNNNNNNNNNNNNNNNNNNNNNNNNNNNNNNNNNNNNNNNNNNNNNNNNNNNNNNNNNNNNNNNNNNNNNNNNNNNNNNNNNNNNNNNNNNNNNNNNNNNNNNNNNNNNNNNNNNNNNNNNNNNNNNNNNNNNNNNNNNNNNNNNNNNNNNNNNNNNNNNNNNNNNNNNNNNNNNNNNNNNNNNNNNNNNNNNNNNNNNNNNNNNNNNNNNNNNNNNNNNNNNNNNNNNNNNNNNNNNNNNNNNNNNNNNNNNNNNNNNNNNNNNNNNNNNNNNNNNNNNNNNNNNNNNNNNNNNNNNNNNNNNNNNNNNNNNNNNNNNNNNNNNNNNNNNNNNNNNNNNNNNNNNNNNNNNNNNNNNNNNNNNNNNNNNNNNNNNNNNNNNNNNNNNNNNNNNNNNNNNNNNNNNNNNNNNNNNNNNNNNNNNNNNNNNNGTGTCCCGCCCGTGTCCCGCCCGTGTCCCGCCCGTGTCCCGCCCGTGTCCCGCCCGTGTCCCGCCCGTGTTCCTCCCGTGTTCCTCCCGTGTTCCTCCTGTGTTCCTCCTGTGTTCCTCCTGTGTCCCTCCTGTGTCCCTCGGTATTCTTCGTTCAAACAGAACCTCAGCTCAGACAGATTCTGCTGTTTGGAACCGTCTCGTTCCTCACATTCACCGTTGGACGATTCTTTGTAACATCTTGTTAAAATGAACGAGACGGTCCTCCCGTGTCCCTTACCTCGTTGTCCACATCGTACCTGCCTTCGCCCACTTTCTACCCACCTTGGCATCCTCCGCCATCTTTATGGTTTAATCTACTGGGATGCTGTTTTGTAATTTAAGATGAGCAGATTAGGACTAGAACCCTCAGGAACGCTCGAATGTCGCTCGCCAACTAGTTAAATTCACAAAAGTCGAAACGCTTCTGAACTCCAGCTTTCATCGCTCGGTTGTGTGGACGCCATAAACTGTCCAGCTGCTTCATCTCCACCTTTAGCTCCTCTAACGacctgattaactttagagCTGGAACGATTAGTcgcctgattttaaaaaatcagcaaataGGAAACCGGCTCGCTGCAGCCTACAGTTTTTAACCAAGAATtctcttctgtttatttctaaGCGTATCGACTCTCCTGTATGTGAAGAAACTTTAAATCCGCCTTTTCTTTCGGCTGAGTGATTGCTCTTTGCTCCTTTTGTTGAGACGTTCAGAGTAAATCAGCCGCAGGAAGCGCGTCCTGCGATAACGCTCTCTTTATTGGGAGGTAATTGGATCGATGTGCTTGGGAGCGCCGAGCGGAACGTTGGTTTCTTCTCCTGCAGCTCGTTCGATCTGTGTGAAAGAaacaaagctctttttttttttgtcttctcagcCATGTTTGACCGGGAAAACAAAGGCGGCGTGAACTTCAATGAGTTCGCCGGCGTGTGGAAGTACATCACGGACTGGCAGAACATCTTCAGGAACTACGACCGGGACAACTCGGGCTTCATCGACAGGAACGAGCTGAAGCTGGCGCTGACCGGATTCGGTGAGCAGCAAAGTATGCGTTTGTGTTTTACCGTTCGATCGCCGTGGTGGAGGGGCTGCGAGGCTGCGAGGAGGACTCTTCTGGAGGAGGGTACAGAATTTAACTCTACTTTAAACTCGCCACTCCGTCCATCTGGAACCGTTCCAACCTCAGCGATCTTCAGGAACAAGAACTGGGTGCACAGCTTGGAGCTTCTTATCAAATATCTCCTCTAACATTCGGTCAGATGTCCCTCAGGACAGCAGGCTCGTTGTCTCTTTGTCTCCGTCAACAAGCTCCTGCTGGAACTCTGTTGATCAAAGTCCACCTGTTCTACAATCAGGTAAATGTTGGAGCTTTAAGAAGCTCCAGAAGCTCGATGTGAGCTGGATTcctccaatcagaaaccagatCTGATTcgtcatccaatcagaaaccagatCTGATTcgtcatccaatcagaaaccagatCTGATTcgtcatccaatcagaaaccagtcgGACCCAACTGTGTCCAGGTTTCAACCGTCCAGCTGCTGATTCGAGGTGGAGGtagtcctcctcctctcattattccatccactttaataccacagcatgatgctaccacctcCATGCTTGTTCTCaggtctgaaagcctcaccttgacttATTGTGGCCAAAACGGCTCCATCTTTGTCTCATCCGACCATCAAACGTTTCTCCAGAAGATGTCTGTCTTGTCCACGGGGACAGCTGCGGGTTTCAGTTTTCCATCTGAGGAGGACAGATGAGTGTTAATCCATCAGTGAGTTCTgccaaacaaatcctttttatgctggcaaagagaaactagCAGCTGCAGTCTGTCGTGATCACTAACGAGACGTTACCAGGACCCGTCAGCACcacatattaaaacatttaggtgaatacatgtaaatattttaacccGAATCTATAATTTGGTGAAAATCTGCAATAAACTCCAACTTGTGCTCCCAGTtcttggtttttaaaaatgaacacgACATTCAGGCTCTCGATGATCTGAGTCACACTTCTGAGCCCAGCTGCAAGAggttcaaataaaaagattccTGCAAATCCAGACCTCACAGTGGCcgttaaaacttttattattgcTCTCTTCTTAACAGCGTTAGTTTGTCCTCCACTCGTTAcaggaatttcaaaataaaagctccaaaTTGAACAAATTCCTTTGTTGCAATAAATTTGTGGCAAGTTTTGAGAAGAGTTTCTACACTTTCCTGTCTTCTACTTtgcatgtttcctgtttgtttgttgaagttttgACTCCAGTGTAGATGAAGCAAGGAGTcgataaacaataaaaacaaacttccaaCGTTTTATAGTTAGCTTGGaatgtgttggttttatttctgaagcTATAAGTATTTCTGTGTTCAGGGTATCGTCTGTCAGACCAGTTCTACGGCACGCTGATAGAGAAGTTCGACCGGCAGAGGAAGGGACAGGTGGCGTTTGACGACTTCATCCAGTGCTGTATCGTATTACAGGTAACCAATCACAGCGCCCGGCTGACGGGGCTCCTCCGAGCGCAGGCCGTGTTCAACAAGCTGTTTCCTCTTCCCTCCACAGAGGTTGACCGACGTGTTCCGGCGGTACGATACGGACCAGGACGGCTGGATCCAGGTTTCATATGAACAGTATCTTTCCATGGTCTTTAACGTCGTATAACACGAAGAGCACAACTGGATCAAACCGTGCCAAAGCTCCCGGCACCCTCCGGATGTCTGCCATGGTGGACactacatcattttttaaagctagTTTCAGCCCTAGTTGGGctatttaatataaatttatgTTCTTAAGGCGAGAGAAGTTCAAAGCTTGATgtatgttataaaaaaaataaaactcgttgtgttttgtttgttgacaaATCTGAACAATGTCCATGTTGGGGTCGGGGTTACGGCTTGGGGGAAACTTACAGAgatgtctgtctttctgtcattCAGCCTGTCTGTTAGTCTTAACCTTTTAATTGATATATTTTGAAAAGATAAACCTGTTGAAAATAAAACGATGCAttgtaaatatgatttaaaatgcATTGCATGCCTTTCAGGGAAATTGAAGCATGCTTCCCCCCTTTTTCCCTCTTAGCTTTTCCTCTGCCCTCTTTGCTCAAAGCCATGtttacaaaaactgtgaaaGCAGCTCTGCTTTGGGATTCACTTACATGCCAGCTTACACGCCATATTTGTACAAACGTATTTTTAACAGCAGATATTTAAATAGAAGGCAGAAGGTGAGCTTAATGCCTTTAGTGtggctttttttctgtgcatgaTGCcttaaaagatgtaaaaatggacaaaaaactcaatcttttattaaaaaaggacatCTGATGTTGagtttgctcttttattttagtGGAGGAAGTGAAATCTAATGCTGAGAAGGGTTGAAGTGAAGGAAAGGGAAAATCCAACTTTAGTT includes the following:
- the pdcd6 gene encoding programmed cell death protein 6 isoform X2; its protein translation is MAYHSPYRAAPHVNAPPDQSFLWNIFQRVDKDRSGVISDSELQQALSNGTWTPFNPVTVRSIIAMFDRENKGGVNFNEFAGVWKYITDWQNIFRNYDRDNSGFIDRNELKLALTGFGYRLSDQFYGTLIEKFDRQRKGQVAFDDFIQCCIVLQRLTDVFRRYDTDQDGWIQVSYEQYLSMVFNVV
- the pdcd6 gene encoding programmed cell death protein 6 isoform X1, with translation MAYHSPYRAAPHVNAPPDQSFLWNIFQRVDKDRSGVISDSELQQALSNGTWTPFNPVTVRSIIAMFDRENKGGVNFNEFAGVWKYITDWQNIFRNYDRDNSGFIDRNELKLALTGFGEQQRYRLSDQFYGTLIEKFDRQRKGQVAFDDFIQCCIVLQRLTDVFRRYDTDQDGWIQVSYEQYLSMVFNVV